In Fusarium oxysporum f. sp. lycopersici 4287 chromosome 4, whole genome shotgun sequence, a genomic segment contains:
- a CDS encoding hypothetical protein (At least one base has a quality score < 10), which produces MYTLGMPIGIFVDHRGPRPAVLGGAIFMLFGYFPLHQAYHRGSGSVMLMCLFSYMTGLGGCMAFAAAVKTSALNWPNHRGTATAFPLAAFGLSAFFFSFIGAVFFPGDPSAFLELLAWGTFGLTFGSFFFLKVHHEQAEYEAVPASDETPSIPSTDPQQLRAGSSDEPKPYRSSRAEDEPDIRGLALVRSVSFWHLFVIMAILAGVGLMTINNIGNDAKALWKQYDKNVTDEFLVHRQQMHVSTLSICSFLGRLLSGVGSDFLVNKLHASRLWCLVVACAVFIFAQVCALNIENPQLLGLVSGPSGLAYGFLFGVSPSLVAEMFGVRGLSQNWGFLTMAPVISSNIFNIFYGKIYDQHSVVGPDGERFCSVGLECYRSAYWVTLISCCAGTGITLWAIRHRHNKYLRAMDKGDEED; this is translated from the exons ATGTACACCTTGGGAATGCCCATCGGCATATTCGTTGACCATCGTGGTCCTCGACCTGCTGTTCTTGGTGGAGCTATATTTATGCTCTTTGGCTACTTTCCACTACATCAAGCCTACCATCGTGGATCAGGATCAGTCATGTTGATGTGTCTCTTCTCTTATATGACCGGCTTAGGTGGTTGTATGGCAttcgctgctgctgtcaagaCGTCTGCTCTCAACTGGCCCAACCATCGTGGAACCGCCACAGCCTTTCCTCTGGCCGCCTTTGGTCTAAGCgccttctttttctccttCATTGGCGCAGTCTTCTTCCCTGGAGACCCCAGTGCtttccttgagcttctcgcTTGGGGCACATTTGGCCTTACTTTtggcagcttcttcttcctcaaggTCCATCACGAACAAGCTGAGTACGAGGCTGTACCTGCTTCGGACGAAACCCCAAGTATTCCTTCTACCGACCCCCAGCAACTCCGAGCAGGCTCTTCCGACGAACCAAAGCCCTACCGCTCGTCTCGAGCGGAGGACGAACCCG ACATCCGGGGTCTTGCTCTCGTGCGCAGTGTCAGTTTTTGGCACCTTTTTGTCATCATGGCTATTTTGGCTGGTGTTGGTCTCATGACCATCAA CAACATCGGCAACGACGCCAAGGCTCTTTGGAAACAATATGACAAAAATGTCACTGACGAATTTCTCGTTCATCGGCAACAAATGCATGTATCGACTCTTTCTATTTGCAGTTTCTTGGGTAGACTATTGAGTG GCGTGGGTTCGGACTTTTTGGTGAACAAGCTTCACGCCAGCAGGCTCTGGTGTCTTGTCGTCGCTTGCGCagtcttcatcttcgctCAAGTGTGTGCATTGAATATTGAGAACCCACAACTCCTCGGGCTAGTTTCGGGTCCATCAGGACTCGCCTATGGCTTCCTATTCGGCGTATCTCCTTCTCTTGTCGCCGAAATGTTTGGCGTTCGGGGATTAAGCCAAAACTGGGGCTTTTTGACCATGGCTCCCGTCATTTCGTCCAACatttttaatatcttttatgGCAAAATCTATGACCAGCATAGTGTTGTTGGACCAGACGGTGAGCGTTTCTGCTCAGTTGGACTCGAATGCTATCGCTCAGCTTACTGGGTTACCCTCATCTCCTGCTGCGCGGGAACGGGTATCACTCTTTGGGCGATCCGTCACCGACATAATAAATATCTCAGAGCAATGGATAAGGGCGACGAAGAGGATTAG
- a CDS encoding hypothetical protein (At least one base has a quality score < 10) has protein sequence MYTLGMPIGIFVDHRGPRPAVLGGAIFMLFGYFPLHQAYHRGSGSVMLMCLFSYMTGLGGCMAFAAAVKTSALNWPNHRGTATAFPLAAFGLSAFFFSFIGAVFFPGDPSAFLELLAWGTFGLTFGSFFFLKVHHEQAEYEAVPASDETPSIPSTDPQQLRAGSSDEPKPYRSSRAEDEPGMLTNSSSNSTYTSTNTITSSHAPAVASSSTAPADAPDRTGSHGISFAPEFGLVVAPENPEDLEVGETSPLISRPGQPPLENSDINSGGPHHVDIRGLALVRSVSFWHLFVIMAILAGVGLMTINNIGNDAKALWKQYDKNVTDEFLVHRQQMHVSTLSICSFLGRLLSGESH, from the exons ATGTACACCTTGGGAATGCCCATCGGCATATTCGTTGACCATCGTGGTCCTCGACCTGCTGTTCTTGGTGGAGCTATATTTATGCTCTTTGGCTACTTTCCACTACATCAAGCCTACCATCGTGGATCAGGATCAGTCATGTTGATGTGTCTCTTCTCTTATATGACCGGCTTAGGTGGTTGTATGGCAttcgctgctgctgtcaagaCGTCTGCTCTCAACTGGCCCAACCATCGTGGAACCGCCACAGCCTTTCCTCTGGCCGCCTTTGGTCTAAGCgccttctttttctccttCATTGGCGCAGTCTTCTTCCCTGGAGACCCCAGTGCtttccttgagcttctcgcTTGGGGCACATTTGGCCTTACTTTtggcagcttcttcttcctcaaggTCCATCACGAACAAGCTGAGTACGAGGCTGTACCTGCTTCGGACGAAACCCCAAGTATTCCTTCTACCGACCCCCAGCAACTCCGAGCAGGCTCTTCCGACGAACCAAAGCCCTACCGCTCGTCTCGAGCGGAGGACGAACCCGGTATGTTGACTAATTCCAGTAGTAATAGCACCtacaccagcaccaacacAATTACGAGCTCCCACGCACCCGCTGTagcatcctcatcaaccgCACCCGCCGACGCCCCAGATCGGACGGGCTCTCATGGAATATCATTTGCGCCTGAATTTGGCCTTGTGGTCGCCCCCGAGAATCCCGAAGACCTCGAGGTTGGCGAGACGTCCCCCCTGATATCTCGACCTGGACAGCCCCCTCTTGAAAACAGTGATATTAATAGCGGTGGACCTCATCATGTAGACATCCGGGGTCTTGCTCTCGTGCGCAGTGTCAGTTTTTGGCACCTTTTTGTCATCATGGCTATTTTGGCTGGTGTTGGTCTCATGACCATCAA CAACATCGGCAACGACGCCAAGGCTCTTTGGAAACAATATGACAAAAATGTCACTGACGAATTTCTCGTTCATCGGCAACAAATGCATGTATCGACTCTTTCTATTTGCAGTTTCTTGGGTAGACTATTGAGTGGTGAGTCGCATTAG
- a CDS encoding hypothetical protein (At least one base has a quality score < 10), with protein sequence MYTLGMPIGIFVDHRGPRPAVLGGAIFMLFGYFPLHQAYHRGSGSVMLMCLFSYMTGLGGCMAFAAAVKTSALNWPNHRGTATAFPLAAFGLSAFFFSFIGAVFFPGDPSAFLELLAWGTFGLTFGSFFFLKVHHEQAEYEAVPASDETPSIPSTDPQQLRAGSSDEPKPYRSSRAEDEPGMLTNSSSNSTYTSTNTITSSHAPAVASSSTAPADAPDRTGSHGISFAPEFGLVVAPENPEDLEVGETSPLISRPGQPPLENSDINSGGPHHVDIRGLALVRSVSFWHLFVIMAILAGVGLMTINNIGNDAKALWKQYDKNVTDEFLVHRQQMHVSTLSICSFLGRLLSGVGSDFLVNKLHASRLWCLVVACAVFIFAQVCALNIENPQLLGLVSGPSGLAYGFLFGVSPSLVAEMFGVRGLSQNWGFLTMAPVISSNIFNIFYGKIYDQHSVVGPDGERFCSVGLECYRSAYWVTLISCCAGTGITLWAIRHRHNKYLRAMDKGDEED encoded by the exons ATGTACACCTTGGGAATGCCCATCGGCATATTCGTTGACCATCGTGGTCCTCGACCTGCTGTTCTTGGTGGAGCTATATTTATGCTCTTTGGCTACTTTCCACTACATCAAGCCTACCATCGTGGATCAGGATCAGTCATGTTGATGTGTCTCTTCTCTTATATGACCGGCTTAGGTGGTTGTATGGCAttcgctgctgctgtcaagaCGTCTGCTCTCAACTGGCCCAACCATCGTGGAACCGCCACAGCCTTTCCTCTGGCCGCCTTTGGTCTAAGCgccttctttttctccttCATTGGCGCAGTCTTCTTCCCTGGAGACCCCAGTGCtttccttgagcttctcgcTTGGGGCACATTTGGCCTTACTTTtggcagcttcttcttcctcaaggTCCATCACGAACAAGCTGAGTACGAGGCTGTACCTGCTTCGGACGAAACCCCAAGTATTCCTTCTACCGACCCCCAGCAACTCCGAGCAGGCTCTTCCGACGAACCAAAGCCCTACCGCTCGTCTCGAGCGGAGGACGAACCCGGTATGTTGACTAATTCCAGTAGTAATAGCACCtacaccagcaccaacacAATTACGAGCTCCCACGCACCCGCTGTagcatcctcatcaaccgCACCCGCCGACGCCCCAGATCGGACGGGCTCTCATGGAATATCATTTGCGCCTGAATTTGGCCTTGTGGTCGCCCCCGAGAATCCCGAAGACCTCGAGGTTGGCGAGACGTCCCCCCTGATATCTCGACCTGGACAGCCCCCTCTTGAAAACAGTGATATTAATAGCGGTGGACCTCATCATGTAGACATCCGGGGTCTTGCTCTCGTGCGCAGTGTCAGTTTTTGGCACCTTTTTGTCATCATGGCTATTTTGGCTGGTGTTGGTCTCATGACCATCAA CAACATCGGCAACGACGCCAAGGCTCTTTGGAAACAATATGACAAAAATGTCACTGACGAATTTCTCGTTCATCGGCAACAAATGCATGTATCGACTCTTTCTATTTGCAGTTTCTTGGGTAGACTATTGAGTG GCGTGGGTTCGGACTTTTTGGTGAACAAGCTTCACGCCAGCAGGCTCTGGTGTCTTGTCGTCGCTTGCGCagtcttcatcttcgctCAAGTGTGTGCATTGAATATTGAGAACCCACAACTCCTCGGGCTAGTTTCGGGTCCATCAGGACTCGCCTATGGCTTCCTATTCGGCGTATCTCCTTCTCTTGTCGCCGAAATGTTTGGCGTTCGGGGATTAAGCCAAAACTGGGGCTTTTTGACCATGGCTCCCGTCATTTCGTCCAACatttttaatatcttttatgGCAAAATCTATGACCAGCATAGTGTTGTTGGACCAGACGGTGAGCGTTTCTGCTCAGTTGGACTCGAATGCTATCGCTCAGCTTACTGGGTTACCCTCATCTCCTGCTGCGCGGGAACGGGTATCACTCTTTGGGCGATCCGTCACCGACATAATAAATATCTCAGAGCAATGGATAAGGGCGACGAAGAGGATTAG
- a CDS encoding hypothetical protein (At least one base has a quality score < 10), whose protein sequence is MDHQAILWCDQFRKVITKTLYDIVNVHRGSQTKPRADRMKTFKKRFLTGMEPTMEKDLPLKEATTLLTLSDDSNSILPAGQRLVLSQIGQQPKPRAHLLPIPPQGSPEVKRFTVLTDASLDEAGENGKVEVLFCSVFPFQSGQATSLYPFQIDLSTDDSGSTRLACKNAASDRILLPASTSSSRYPFYLDREREIVPFSYLQYDLDQLPDHQFVAIIEKSVSSTRSFLIAEFSDQSAFSKKEDASLAKLLLSGITVDLPANRPLTTEVNIASLQSALLAYKLEITSPHCQAEKVLFSPLVRQYLDQPYESKYFVNAQSVDVSLHGVAPYLPPSLGSGAEKGVTFQVWTDPSCGSSIHLQIKPDFWGSLGKLYMRYRTVFAAFPMLTVALVLRKQFRVYDSSGIFISFSQSLDLCLRQSIPLLLVSLTLLSMSMEGVPATWLGRWWYQAPAAPLSIDFHRHDILIGTDDPFFWFLVPLIGVVCIGVCAMVHYMTKAFTHVLGFLYWALTLLPLSSGAEDDGVARTPAFVPSTPKRRMITTAILLFLVWTFIPYQFAYLVACLVQLFTVIRALRINETAPSDANSNYYHYAHSVLLLMLWILPINLPILAVWIRNLAVHWLTPFSSHHNVLSIMPFILLVENLTTRQRWCPPSW, encoded by the coding sequence ATGGACCACCAGGCTATTCTTTGGTGCGACCAGTTTCGGAAAGTTATCACCAAGACTCTTTATGATATTGTCAATGTTCATCGAGGATCGCAAACCAAGCCGCGAGCTGATCGAATGAAGACTTTCAAAAAGCGATTCTTGACAGGAATGGAGCCAACTATGGAAAAGGACTTGCCACTGAAAGAAGCCACCACTCTTCTGACATTGAGCGACGACTCAAACTCGATTCTTCCAGCAGGACAGCGGCTCGTCCTTAGTCAAATCGGCCAGCAGCCGAAGCCTCGAGCCCATCTGCTTCCCATCCCACCTCAAGGATCTCCCGAGGTCAAACGGTTCACCGTTCTTACGGATGCTTCTTTAGACGAAGCTGGTGAAAATGGCAAGGTGGAAGTCTTGTTCTGCAGCGTATTTCCCTTCCAGTCTGGGCAAGCCACATCGCTGTATCCATTCCAAATTGATCTCTCGACCGATGATAGCGGCTCGACAAGGCTTGCTTGTAAGAACGCTGCATCAGACCGTATTCTGCTGCCTGCATCCACATCCTCGTCAAGATATCCTTTCTACCTCGACCGAGAGCGAGAAATTGTCCCTTTCTCATACCTTCAATATGATCTCGACCAGCTACCCGATCACCAATTTGTGGCTATTATAGAGAAGTCTGTTTCAAGCACGCGCAGTTTCTTGATTGCAGAGTTCAGCGATCAGTCTGCGTTTTCGAAGAAAGAAGACGCTAGTCTAGCGAAATTACTTTTATCTGGAATCACCGTGGACCTGCCTGCAAACCGGCCTCTGACTACAGAGGTCAACATCGCCTCGTTGCAGTCAGCTCTTCTTGCCTACAAGCTGGAAATCACAAGTCCCCATTGCCAAGCTGAAAAGGTCCTCTTCAGCCCTTTGGTTCGACAATATCTTGATCAGCCATACGAGTCCAAGTATTTTGTGAACGCTCAATCTGTCGATGTCAGTTTGCATGGCGTGGCTCCCTATCTTCCCCCCTCGCTGGGATCTGGGGCTGAGAAGGGGGTTACGTTCCAAGTTTGGACAGATCCTTCATGCGGCTCAAGTATTCACCTTCAGATCAAGCCTGATTTCTGGGGCAGCCTCGGCAAGCTCTACATGAGGTACCGAACTGTCTTTGCCGCTTTCCCTATGTTAACGGTTGCTCTCGTTTTGCGCAAGCAGTTCCGCGTTTACGACAGCTCAGGGATTTTCATCTCATTCTCACAGAGTCTGGATTTGTGTCTTCGCCAGTCGATACCGCTACTGCTTGTATCTCTGACGCTCTTGTCGATGTCAATGGAAGGAGTTCCAGCTACCTGGCTCGGCAGATGGTGGTACCAAGCGCCTGCTGCACCCTTATCCATTGACTTTCATCGCCACGACATTCTTATTGGGACGGACGATCCCTTCTTCTGGTTTCTTGTCCCCCTGATTGGTGTCGTTTGCATTGGAGTTTGTGCCATGGTTCACTACATGACCAAAGCCTTCACGCATGTCCTTGGCTTCCTTTATTGGGCACTAACCCTACTCCCCCTCTCAAGCggagctgaagatgatggtgtaGCGAGAACACCTGCATTCGTCCCGTCAACTCCCAAGAGGCGTATGATCACTACAGCCATTCTGTTGTTCCTGGTCTGGACATTCATTCCCTACCAATTTGCCTATCTGGTGGCATGCTTGGTGCAGCTTTTCACGGTGATACGAGCTCTTCGTATCAATGAAACTGCCCCTTCGGATGCAAACTCGAATTACTACCATTATGCACACTCTGTCCTGCTCCTAATGCTGTGGATTCTCCCAATCAATCTACCCATCCTAGCAGTATGGATTCGCAACTTGGCTGTTCATTGGCTCACGCCATTTTCTTCACACCATAATGTTCTTTCAATAATGCCCTTCATCCTTCTCGTGGAGAATCTGACAACCAGGCAAAGATGGTGCCCCCCAAGTTGGTAG
- a CDS encoding DNA mismatch repair protein PMS2, translating into MATIKQIDGRTVHQIQSGQVIVDLCSVVKELVENSIDAGATSIDVRFKNQGLDLIEVADNGSGIAPANYPSVALKHHTSKLSSYSDIATLETFGFRGEALASLCALSIVSITTCQQGEAPKGTKLSFEPSGALKGTAVVAASKGTTVSVERLFHNLPVRRRELERNIKREWNKVIALLGQYACIQTSLKFSVSQQPTKGKRIHLFSTKGNPTTRENIINIFGAKTMTVLVPLDLTLEMHPSTGGPALQIDQKHKSSSRDVRVVGHVSRPSHGDGRQTPDRQMFFVNGRPCGLPQFAKAFNEVYKAYNSSQAPFILADIQLDTHMYDVNVSPDKRSILLHDQNQLLDNLRTSLTALFDSQDYSVPTSQLLPFKNRTEKQSTTNTPFKPLSITPQKPLDDSQPEVESDEDSDESSPVAKVPLGAVRRVGGSKSLEKNISSQHLISGWVERGSTSRPKDRGTTASTFAQNQSPSVRPSTRREEPSLFIGSPSLSSDSDENDAGKPLPVRDFNKQLKVNSVTKTGSSPTKKKSSELLENEPQIPATKPLRRGQGGSSHTSPVKTPREKATSEAATIVIGNEIIQDAASTPDRHADNVAVSEDEMEVDNPKPSFGSRLTQIYAAGSGATNRKISFRKEQAGEGSDGGEISDSEGTDTNTDSDTFNANKDGKAVSEPAIPVAGSDRPGKQTETNDLSDITPFTFAEEPATTDHKTQSLKSSVRKKESTAQLLQHLRTDESLIKLGLDSWRNSLSPSQDSTTVDDEVTDLAAANAEEKLSLTIARKDFLKMKIVGQFNMGFIIATRPASTGSEEDLEVAQKNELFIIDQHATDEKYNFERLQEIQTVQSQRLVHPKRLELTALEEEIVLQNIPAIEANGFKVHVDMTGDEPVGSRCEVLALPMSREVTFSITDLEELIALLGEESSESKHIPRPSKVRKMFASRACRSSVMIGKALTHGQMETLVRHMAELDKPWNCPHGRPTMRHLCQLDSWDAKGWRDDNLQGPSVSWRAYLNGE; encoded by the exons ATGGCAACTATAAAACAGATCGATGGACGCACG GTTCATCAGATCCAGTCCGGCCAGGTTATAGTCGACCTTTGCTCTGTTGTCAAAGAACTGGTTGAGAACAGCATCGATGCTGGGGCAACAAGCATAG ATGTTCGTTTCAAAAACCAAGGACTTGATCTCATCGAGGTGGCTGATAATGGGTCTGGTATCGCCCCTGCCAACTATCCATCAGTGGCTCTCAAGCACCATACGTCAAAGCTCTCTTCATACTCGGATATAGCTACGTTAGAGACATTTGGTTTCCGGGGTGAAGCATTAGCCTCATTGTGTGCTTTGTCAATTGTGAGCATCACGACTTGCCAGCAGGGCGAAGCTCCTAAGGGGACCAAGCTCAGCTTCGAGCCATCAGGAGCCCTCAAAGGAACTGCAGTTGTGGCAGCTTCAAAAGGCACAACCGTTTCAGTTGAGCGTCTCTTCCACAACTTGCCTGTTCGTCGGCGTGAGCTTGAGCGAAACATAAAGCGAGAGTGGAATAAGGTCATCGCCCTCCTTGGACAATACGCTTGTATTCAAACCAGTCTCAAATTCTCCGTGTCTCAGCAACCTACCAAAGGGAAAAGGATTCACTTATTTTCGACCAAGGGTAATCCGACGACAAGAGAAAACATCATCAATATCTTTGGTGCAAAGACGATGACGGTCCTTGTACCCCTCGATTTGACTCTAGAAATGCATCCTTCCACAGGCGGTCCAGCTTTGCAAATTGACCAAAAACATAAATCAAGCTCTAGGGATGTCCGTGTCGTGGGGCATGTTtcccggccttctcatggTGATGGACGCCAAACTCCAGATCGCCAGATGTTCTTTGTGAATGGGAGGCCATGTGGCTTGCCCCAATTCGCAAAGGCATTTAACGAGGTTTACAAGGCTTACAACAGCTCACAAGCTCCTTTTATTCTAGCGGATATTCAGCTCGATACCCATATGTACGACGTCAATGTTAGTCCAGACAAGAGGAGTATATTGTTGCATGATCAAAACCAACTGCTCGATAACCTACGCACTTCCCTGACAGCCCTTTTCGACTCGCAAGACTACTCAGTTCCGACCTCTCAGCTTTTGCCCTTTAAGAACCGCACTGAGAAGCAGTCAACCACTAACACGCCCTTCAAGCCATTATCGATCACTCCTCAGAAGCCCCTGGATGATTCCCAGCCTGAAGTCGAATCAGATGAAGACAGTGACGAGAGCAGCCCCGTTGCCAAGGTGCCACTTGGCGCCGTAAGGAGGGTTGGCGGGTCAAAATCATTAGAGAAAAACATTAGTAGTCAACATCTGATCAGTGGATGGGTAGAGAGGGGGTCAACGTCGCGGCCAAAAGACCGAGGCACCACAGCATCAACTTTCGCACAGAATCAAAGTCCATCCGTACGTCCTTCTACGAGGCGAGAAGAGCCGAGTCTCTTTATCGGGAGTCCCTCGCTCTCTTCAGACAGTGATGAAAATGATGCTGGGAAGCCACTCCCTGTGCGGGATTTCAACAAGCAACTGAAGGTAAACAGTGTCACGAAGACTGGCTCTTCTCccaccaagaagaagtcatcagAATTGCTTGAGAATGAACCCCAGATTCCTGCTACGAAACCACTGAGGCGTGGACAGGGCGGGAGCTCACACACTAGCCCAGTGAAAACGCCACGGGAAAAGGCAACATCAGAGGCCGCTACGATAGTCATTGGTAACGAGATCATACAGGATGCTGCGAGTACTCCTGATCGCCATGCGGATAATGTGGCTGTTTCTGAGGATGAAATGGAGGTTGACAATCCAAAGCCGTCTTTCGGAAGCCGCTTGACACAGATATACGCAGCTGGCAGCGGCGCGACAAATAGGAAGATATCTTTTCGTAAGGAGCAAGCGGGCGAGGGTTCTGATGGTGGGGAAATCTCCGATTCTGAAGGCACAGATACAAACACCGACAGTGACACATTCAACGCGAACAAGGATGGGAAAGCTGTCAGTGAACCAGCTATTCCGGTCGCTGGGAGCGATAGACCAGGCAAGCAGACGGAAACAAATGACTTGTCTGATATTACGCCCTTCACATTTGCGGAGGAACCTGCCACAACTGATCATAAGACTCAATCTCTCAAGTCTAGTGTACGGAAGAAAGAGTCTACAGCCCAACTACTACAACACCTACGAACGGACGAGAGTCTCATAAAGCTGGGGCTGGACTCATGGAGGAACAGCCTCAGTCCAAGTCAAGACTCTACgactgtcgatgatgaagtgaCAGATCTTGCGGCAGCCAATGCGGAAGAGAAATTGTCACTTACTATAGCTCGCAAGGACTTTCTAAAAATGAAGATAGTTGGGCAATTCAACATGGGTTTCATCATCGCAACACGTCCTGCGAGCACCGGGTCGGAGGAAGACCTGGAGGTAGCTCAGAAGAATGAGTTGTTTATCATTGACCAACATGCGACAGACGAGAAGTATAACTTTGAGAGGTTGCAAGAGATTCAGACAGTACAGTCTCAACGACTAGTCCACCCGAAAAGGCTAGAGCTGACAGCACTGGAAGAAGAAATTGTGTTACAAAATATCCCTGCCATTGAGGCTAACGGGTTCAAGGTCCATGTCGACATGACTGGAGATGAACCCGTGGGCTCAAGGTGTGAAGTGCTGGCGCTTCCCATGAGTCGTGAGGTGACCTTTTCGATCACTGACCTTGAAGAGCTAATAGCATTGCTTGGTGAGGAATCGTCCGAGTCGAAACATATACCCCGTCCCTCCAAAGTGAGGAAGATGTTTGCATCGAGGGCATGTCGCAGCAGCGTCATGATTGGGAAGGCTTTGACGCATGGGCAAATGGAGACGCTTGTGCGGCATATGGCAGAGTTGGACAAGCCTTGGAACTGCCCGCATGGCCGTCCAACAATGAGGCATCTTTGTCAATTGGACTCGTGGGATGCGAAGGGGTGGAGGGACGACAACTTACAGGGTCCATCGGTATCTTGGCGAGCGTACTTGAATGGCGAATAG
- a CDS encoding ferredoxin-NADP+ reductase: protein MMMCSIARRFRRLDTVPRVSSVISGRCFSSALQQSSRSPDAPFRMAVVGSGPAGFYTAYRVMGKVPGVKVDMYESLPVPFGLVRHGVAPDHPEVKNCQDKFDEIASQPNFTFIGNVSIGHPGNSSKHCTIELHNLMQHYDAVLFAYGASEDKKLGIPGESTLSGIHSAREVVGWYNGLPGCSGLDLDLSQAEEAVVIGQGNVALDVARMLLEDIDVLRKTDITEKALETLSKSRVKRVHVVGRRGPMQASFTIKEVRELMKLRDVGFLPFNRSLVPEDLKSLPRASKRLMEVLVKGSSTPHETASKSWSLDSCFSPKHFLGNQDAPSKVASTEFDITELAAPFDPKSSVKATGKTTILPSDVVFRSVGYKSVALPGFAEIGIQFDDRRGVVDNDGLGRVTRMVSDTHAGGAHNERVPGVYCAGWVKNGPTGVIASTMQDAFTTGDAIVHDWLSGGRFLNASNHDSVTGWEGLRHDAGPSTCRAVAWDDWRQIDRAERERGQKNGKEREKFTSTDEMLTVLE from the exons ATGATGATGTGCTCAATAGCACGGCGCTTCCGTCGCCTCGATACAGTGCCTCGGGTTTCTAGTGTAATTTCTGGTCGATGTTTCTCCTCTGCGCTTCAGCAAAGTTCTCGATCTCCGGATGCGCCATTTCGCATGGCAGTAGTAGGATCTGGACCGGCCGGGTTCTATACTGCCTACCGAGTAATGGGGAAAGTGCCAGGAGTGAAAGTGGATATGTATGAGAGTCTTCCCGTACCGTTCGGTTTGGTTCGTCATGGCGTTGCTCCAGATCATCCAGAGGTCAAG AATTGCCAAGATAAATTTGATGAAATTGCATCACAGCCCAATTTCACATTCATTGGTAATGTTTCAATTGGTCATCCTGGCAACTCTTCGAAGCATTGCACAATAGAGTTGCATAACCTCATGCAGCACTATGATGCTGTTCTTTTCGCATATGGAGCATCCGAAGACAAAAAACTCGGTATCCCGGGCGAATCGACCCTCAGCGGTATTCACTCAGCGCGTGAAGTTGTAGGATGGTACAACGGTCTGCCTGGATGTTCAGGCTTAGACCTGGACCTCTCACAAGCCGAGGAAGCTGTGGTCATCGGCCAAGGAAACGTTGCTCTCGATGTTGCACGGATGCTTTTGGAAGACATTGACGTTCTCAGAAAAACAGATATTACAGAGAAGGCGCTTGAGACGCTGTCCAAAAGCAGGGTTAAGAGAGTCCATGTAGTAGGAAGAAGAGGGCCGATGCAG GCTTCATTCACCATCAAAGAGGTGCGGGAACTCATGAAACTAAGAGACGTAGGGTTTTTACCCTTCAATCGATCACTCGTTCCCGAGGATCTGAAGTCTTTGCCACGTGCCTCAAAACGACTCATGGAAGTGCTGGTGAAGGGCTCATCAACCCCCCACGAGACAGCTTCCAAGTCATGGTCTTTGGATAGCTGTTTCTCACCAAAGCATTTTCTTGGAAACCAGGATGCACCCTCCAAGGTGGCAAGTACTGAATTCGACATTACAGAACTCGCAGCACCATTTGACCCCAAGTCATCTGTCAAAGCCACTGGCAAGACCACTATCCTGCCATCTGATGTTGTCTTCCGCTCGGTTGGATACAAATCCGTAGCTCTGCCTGGGTTTGCTGAAATCGGTATTCAATTTGACGATCGTCGCGGCGTTGTCGACAACGATGGCCTTGGTAGAGTGACGAGGATGGTTTCTGATACGCATGCTGGAGGTGCTCACAATGAGAGGGTCCCCGGAGTATACTGCGCCGGTTGGGTCAAGAACGGTCCGACCGGAGTGATCGCATCTACTATGCAGGACGCCTTCACGACGGGTGATGCGATTGTTCACGACTGGCTATCAGGCGGTCGCTTTCTCAACGCTTCAAATCATGACAGTGTGACAGGGTGGGAGGGCCTGAGACACGATGCTGGGCCATCAACATGTCGAGCCGTTGCGTGGGACGACTGGAGGCAGATTGACCGCGCAGAACGAGAGCGTGggcaaaagaatggaaaagagagagaaaagttCACGAGCACGGATGAAATGTTGACTGTCCTGGAATGA